The Pseudokineococcus lusitanus genome includes the window GCCGTCGAGCGCGTCGTCGTGCCGCCGGACGTCGACCTGCCGGAGGACCCGGCGGCGGCCCTCGCCGTCGTCGACGCCCACCCGGACCGGCACGAGGTGCGCATCGCCGTGGCCGTCCTGCGCGAGGAGGGGCCCGGCACCACGGGCACCGTGGTGAGGCGCCGCGAGGACGACGACGACCTGCGTGTCGTCGTCGGCGAGGACCTCGTCCCCGGGCTCGCCGCGGCCCTGCGCGCCACCTTCGCCTGACGCGCGTCCCGGCCCGCCGCGGCGGGCCGGGACGGCGCTCAGCCGGCGGCGTCCGCCCGCAGGTCGCGGACGACCTCGTCGCACGTGGGGGCGGGCGAGGAGCCGTCGAGCTCGGCCAGCGCCTCGTCGAGCGTCCCGACCGCCCGGACCTCGAGGCCCTCCGGGACGGCGCCGACGACCTCGCCGCAGTTGGCCCGCGGCACGAGGACGAGCTCGGCGCCCGCCGCGTCGGCGGCGACGAGCTTCTGCCGGACGCCGCCGATCGCGCCGACCTGCCCCTCCGCGTCGACCGTCCCGGTCCCGGCGACGTGCCGCCCGCCGAGCAGGTCGCCCGGCGTGAGCAGGTCCACGATCCCCAGGGCGAAGACGGTGCCGGCGCTGGGACCGCCGATGTCGTCGATGCGGATGTCGACGTCGAAGGGCACCTCGACCTCGGGCGCCAGCAGGACGCCGAGGACCGTCCGGCCGTCGTCCCCCGCCGCGGTCGTCACCGGCACGTCGCGCGGCTCCCCGTCGCGCTCGACGCCCACCACGACGGGCTCCCCCGCCGGCACGGCCTGCAGCGCCGCCTGCAGCTGCTCCGTCGTCCCGACCTCCCGAGCGTCGAGCGCCGTGATGACGTCGCCCTCCTCGAGCCCGTCGGGCAGCACCGCGCCCTCGGGCGCCCCGGCGACCCGCAGGAGGACGTCGGCGGGGATGTCGAGCGCCGTCAGCGCGGCCGCCGTGGCCGCCTGCTGCGACGACGACATCTGCACCTCGCGGGAGGCGTCGACCTCCTCGCGGGTCTGCGACGGGTCGAAGACCTGGCCGACCGGCAGGACGTCCTGGACCGGGTCGAGCCAGCCGCGCACCACCTGCGCGAGGACGACGTCGCGGCCCGGCCCGCCGGAGGTGCTCACCGTCAGGAGGTCAAGGCGCCCGGTGGTCGGGTAGGTCTCCCGGCCCTCCACCTCCACGAGCGGCTCGCCCTGCGCCGTCTCGCCGAGGACGTCCTGCACCGGGCCCGGCGCCTCGACGGCGTAGGGGGTGCCCGCCGACCCGAGGAGCGCCAGCCCGCCCAGCGAGGCGAGGAAGGACACCACGAGGGCGCCCGTGGCCGGCCGCAGGCCGGACGTGCCGCTCATCTGGCTCCCCGTGCTGCTCGTCGTCGCGCGTGGCCGCGCCGGCCGCCCGTCCCGTCCGCTGACGGCGGACGGCGTCCGCCGCCGGGATGATCCTCCCCCGCCGCTCGTTACCGTGGTCGGGCGGGTCCCCGGGACCCGCCCGCTCGGCCCCACCACCGCCGCGCCCCGCGCAGGAGGACCCATGAGCCCCACGCCCCCCACCGGTCGTCCTGACGACGGCGACGGCAGCAACCCCCTCGAGGACCTGCTGCGCCAGCTGATGGGCGGTGCCGGCGGCGGCCTCGGCGGTCCCGGCGGCAACCCCCCCGGGAACCTCGACCCGGCGGCGCTGCAGGCGCTCGGCCTCCCCGGCGACCCGGCGGCGCTGAGCCGGATGGTCGCCCAGGTCCAGCAGATGATGGCCGGCGGCGGGGACGGGCCGGTCAACTGGGACCTCGCCCACCAGGTCGCCCGCCAGGGCGCCGTCTCCGAGGGCGACCCCAGCGTCGGTGACGCCGCCCGGCGCGCGACCGTCGAGGCGCTGCGCCTCGCGGACCTCTGGCTCGACGAGCGCACGGCGCTCGGCTCGGCCGGGGCGACGTCGCGGGCGTGGTCCCGCTCGGAGTGGGTGGAGGCCACCCTGCCCACGTGGCGGGTGCTCGCGGAGCCGGTGGCCCACTCGGTGGGCGACGCCATGGCCGCCGCGATGGCGGAGCAGGCGCCCCCGGAGGTCAGGGCGGCGATGCAGGCCGCGGGCGGGATGGTCCGCTCCGTCGGCGGCGCGGTCTTCGGCATGCAGGTCGGCCAGGCCGTCGGCGAGCTGGCCCGCGAGGTCGTCTCCGGCACCGACATCGGCCTGCCGCTCGCGCCCGAGGGCACGACGGCGCTCCTGCCGGCCAACGTCGAGGCCTTCGCCGAGGGGCTCGAGGTGCCGCTCGACGAGGTGCGCCTCTACCTGGCGCTGCGCGAGGCCGCCCACGCCCGGCTCTACACCCAGCGCCCGTGGCTGCGGGCCCACGTCCTCGGCACCGTCGAGGCCTTCGCGGCCGGCATCCGCATCGACACCGAGCGGATCGAGGAGGCCCTGCGCACGGTCGACGCCACCGACCCCGAGGCGCTG containing:
- a CDS encoding YlbL family protein: MSGTSGLRPATGALVVSFLASLGGLALLGSAGTPYAVEAPGPVQDVLGETAQGEPLVEVEGRETYPTTGRLDLLTVSTSGGPGRDVVLAQVVRGWLDPVQDVLPVGQVFDPSQTREEVDASREVQMSSSQQAATAAALTALDIPADVLLRVAGAPEGAVLPDGLEEGDVITALDAREVGTTEQLQAALQAVPAGEPVVVGVERDGEPRDVPVTTAAGDDGRTVLGVLLAPEVEVPFDVDIRIDDIGGPSAGTVFALGIVDLLTPGDLLGGRHVAGTGTVDAEGQVGAIGGVRQKLVAADAAGAELVLVPRANCGEVVGAVPEGLEVRAVGTLDEALAELDGSSPAPTCDEVVRDLRADAAG
- a CDS encoding zinc-dependent metalloprotease, translated to MSPTPPTGRPDDGDGSNPLEDLLRQLMGGAGGGLGGPGGNPPGNLDPAALQALGLPGDPAALSRMVAQVQQMMAGGGDGPVNWDLAHQVARQGAVSEGDPSVGDAARRATVEALRLADLWLDERTALGSAGATSRAWSRSEWVEATLPTWRVLAEPVAHSVGDAMAAAMAEQAPPEVRAAMQAAGGMVRSVGGAVFGMQVGQAVGELAREVVSGTDIGLPLAPEGTTALLPANVEAFAEGLEVPLDEVRLYLALREAAHARLYTQRPWLRAHVLGTVEAFAAGIRIDTERIEEALRTVDATDPEALQQALGSGMLEPQRTPEQEAALARLETALALVEGWVDHVVDTAATALPSAGALREVVRRRRAAGGPAEHTLSSLVGLELRPRRLRDAAALWALIEDARGVEARDAAWAHPDLLPTAEDLDDPAGWAARRGAAQAEDADVDAALAQLLDGDLGEAQHEPSADQRNAEDGPGGPASDGPGGTDGDGSSGPARP